From the genome of Gryllotalpicola protaetiae:
CGGCACGCTCGTCTTCATCGTCGCCAGCGCTGCCGGGGGGCTCGCGCCGACGGCATCCGCCCTCATCGTCGCCCGTGTCGTGCAGGGCATCGGCGCTGCGATCGCCGCGCCGAGCACGCTCGTGCTGCTCATCGAGAACACCACCCCCGGGGCGCAGCGCAACCGCGCGATGAGCCTGTTCGTGCTCGCGGCTGGCTCGGGGGGCGCCATCGGGCTGATCCTCGGCGGCGTGCTCACCACCGGCTTCGGCTGGGAGTGGGTCATGTTCGTCAACGTGCCGATCGGCATCCTGATCGCGCTCGGCGCCGCGTTCTTCCTGCGCGAGACGGAGCGCACGGGCGAGCGGCTCGACTTCGGCGGCGCGACCACCAGCGTGATCGCGATGGTCGCGCTCGTCTACGGCTTCACCTCTGCGGCCACCTCGGGCTGGGGCAGCCCCGTCGTGATCGTGTCGTTCGCGGTCGCTGTCGCATCGCTCACCGCCCTCGTGCTGATCGAGCGCGGGCACCGCTCACCGGTGGTGCCGCTGCAGCTGTTCACCCGATCCCGCTCGGCCGTGCCGCTCGTGTCGATGCTGCTCGTGCCGGCCGGCATGTTCGCGTTCTTCTACCTGATCACCCTGTTCACGCAGGACGTCTACCACTTCAGCCCCCTCGGCACCGGCCTCTCGCTGCTGCCGTTCGTCACCGTGATGATCGTCGTCTCGCAGTTCGCCCCGCGGCTCCTGCCGCAGTTCGGCGAGCGACTCGTCGGCGCGGTTGGACTGGCCGCCCTGGTGATCGGGCTCGGCTGGCTGTCGCAGCTGCAGGCGTCGGAGAGCTATGCGGCAGGCATCCTCGGCCCCATCGTCGTGATGGGCGTCGGAGCCGGCCTGACGTTCGCGCCCATCACCGGGCTCATCATGGCGCACGCGCCCGAGGGCCACGTCGGCGCGACGTCGTCGGTGCTGCAGACGATGCAGCAGCTCGGCGGGTCGATCGGAGTCGCCGTGTTGTCGACCGTGTTCGTCTCGGCGGCCGCGACCGCCGGGCTCGCGGGTGGCCTGACCACCGCGATCATCGGCGGGGTCGTGTTCGTCGGCGTCGCGTTCGTGCTCTATGCGCTGTGGGGATCGAACGCCCCGGCTGTGCAGACGGATGCCGCACCGGTCGTCACTCACTAGCGGTAGCCCGGTAGCCCGGCCGGCCCGCAGCCCGGTCGTCACTTTGTCGCTCGATCTTGAATTCTGGGCGGACTTTGTGACGACCGGGCGGCGTCGCGCCAGCCCGGTCGTCACAAAGTCATCCCGCCGCAGCGGATTCGCCGACAAACTGACGACCGGCGGCTGGGCTACGGGCGCAGCAGCACCTTGATCGCGCGGCGCTCGTCCATCGCAGCGTAGGCCTCGGCGACCTCGGCGAGCGGCAGCTCGAGGTCGAAAACGCGGCCGGGCTTGAGAGCGCCGCTCCAGACCTCGGGCAACAGCTCCTCGATGTAGTTGCGCACGGGAGCCATGCCGCCGCGCACCCCGACGTTCGAGTCGAACAGCTGCCGCACCGGCAGCTCGGGGCCGCCGCTCGGCACGCCGACGAAGCCGACC
Proteins encoded in this window:
- a CDS encoding DHA2 family efflux MFS transporter permease subunit, with the protein product MTDTLSLDLTAETTDAPRRAAGKASSLSSRGLAAASGKRGKASALALVTVFITQLMLVVDASIVNVALPDIQKALHFTPSGLSWVVTGYALAFAGLMLLTGKLGSKIGAKRALIIGTLVFIVASAAGGLAPTASALIVARVVQGIGAAIAAPSTLVLLIENTTPGAQRNRAMSLFVLAAGSGGAIGLILGGVLTTGFGWEWVMFVNVPIGILIALGAAFFLRETERTGERLDFGGATTSVIAMVALVYGFTSAATSGWGSPVVIVSFAVAVASLTALVLIERGHRSPVVPLQLFTRSRSAVPLVSMLLVPAGMFAFFYLITLFTQDVYHFSPLGTGLSLLPFVTVMIVVSQFAPRLLPQFGERLVGAVGLAALVIGLGWLSQLQASESYAAGILGPIVVMGVGAGLTFAPITGLIMAHAPEGHVGATSSVLQTMQQLGGSIGVAVLSTVFVSAAATAGLAGGLTTAIIGGVVFVGVAFVLYALWGSNAPAVQTDAAPVVTH